Proteins found in one Lycium ferocissimum isolate CSIRO_LF1 chromosome 6, AGI_CSIRO_Lferr_CH_V1, whole genome shotgun sequence genomic segment:
- the LOC132060651 gene encoding transcription factor HEC3-like — translation MDINHIKLTTSTWEPIMSTMDDHIFHDHQQQQQQHQQRQLPFDHNPIWPSFPLQNPHHSHQFPSSSSQLQQQEVPFDHVLNNHVQTLIEDHNDQEPDEDEDEEEELGAMKEMMFKIAAMQPVDIDPATIRKPKRRNVRISNDPQSVAARLRRERISEKIRILQRLVPGGTKMDTASMLDEAIRYVKFLKRQIRQLQSSNHHLPPTQVSVSPCPNTENWANIVTPTKALILGSSSTTMATTTTFVGNNASDPTYEVIGD, via the coding sequence ATGGATATCAACCACATTAAGCTCACAACCTCCACTTGGGAACCAATCATGTCCACTATGGATGACCATATCTTCCAcgaccatcaacaacaacaacagcaacaccAACAACGTCAACTCCCTTTTGATCATAACCCCATTTGGCCTAGTTTTCCTCTTCAAAACCCTCACCATAGTCACCAATTCCCCTCTTCCTCAAGCcaattacaacaacaagaagTCCCGTTTGATCATGTTTTAAACAACCATGTTCAAACACTTATTGAGGATCATAATGATCAAGAACCCGATGAAGAcgaagatgaagaagaggagCTAGGAGCCATGAAAGAAATGATGTTCAAGATTGCAGCTATGCAGCCAGTTGATATTGATCCAGCCACCATTCGAAAACCTAAAAGGCGAAACGTCCGAATTAGCAACGATCCTCAAAGCGTTGCAGCCAGGCTCCGCCGCGAGAGAATAAGTGAAAAAATTAGGATCTTGCAAAGATTAGTCCCTGGTGGAACCAAAATGGACACTGCTTCCATGTTAGACGAAGCAATTCGCTATGTTAAGTTTCTAAAAAGGCAAATTCGCCAGTTACAATCGTCGAATCAtcacctcccaccaacacagGTATCAGTATCACCGTGCCCTAATACTGAAAATTGGGCAAATATTGTCACACCAACAAAAGCGCTAATTCTTGGCTCTTCCAGCACTACTATGGCCACTACTACAACTTTTGTTGGTAATAATGCATCGGATCCTACGTATGAGGTAATTGGTGATTAG